A genomic stretch from Maniola jurtina chromosome 26, ilManJurt1.1, whole genome shotgun sequence includes:
- the LOC123878634 gene encoding uncharacterized protein LOC123878634: protein MSSLSESEEEEILLWTLTLKRRKSRRIWVHEINEKRKKLGENLLCKELESHEDRFYTYFRMSPGSFEDLHNLLKPHITKQNTRFREAISSRERLALTLRFLTTGDCYKTLSFSYRIGNSTVSKIVTEVCQEIWNVLQPLAIPQPTQEMWLNIAEVFFGKWGFPHCLGSVDGKHITIKCPPDSGSMFYCYKSKFSIVLLAVVDANYKFIYVDIGSFGKDSDSTIFEKTPFLQLLRTGQLNVPNAQPLQQGTDPLPYVLIGDGAFKLETFLMRPFVREAAMQDRDKKRFNQALSRARVVVECAFGIMAQKFRIFLRPFETDLTNTIKIVKAACCLHNFIQTKESAVHTSSSFEIEQLGAFLPQNRPGNRQRASSAAFEVRDKFVQYFTQTQRT from the exons ATGTCGTCGTTATCAGAGTCAGAGGAGGAGGAAATATTATTGTGGACTTTAACTTTGAAAAGGCGTAAATCTCGTAGAATTTGGGTGCACGAGATTAATGAAAAAAGGAAGAAATTAGGAGAAAACCTATTATGTAAAGAACTAGAGTCACATGAAGATcgtttttatacatattttagaatGAGCCCAGGGAGTTTTGAAGATCTACATAATCTTTTGAAGCCACATATTACTAAACAAAATACAAGGTTTAGGGAAGCTATTTCTAGCAGAGAAAGATTAGCCTTAACTTTgag ATTCCTAACTACTGGAGATTGCTATAAGACATTATCGTTTTCATATCGTATAGGAAATTCAACAGTTTCAAAAATAGTGACCGAAGTATGTCAGGAAATATGGAATGTTTTACAACCATTAGCCATTCCACAACCTACACAAGAAATGTGGCTCAATATCGCAGAAGTCTTTTTTGGGAAATGGGGATTTCCTCATTGCCTGGGTAGCGTGGATGGAAAGCATATTACCATTAAATGCCCTCCAGATAGCGGCTCAATGTTTTACTGTTACAAAAGTAAATTTTCTATTGTGTTATTGGCTGTTGTAGACGCTAATTACAAATTCATATATGTTGACATTGGATCGTTTGGAAAAGATTCTGATAGTACTATATTTGAAAAAACACCTTTTTTACAACTATTGCGAACTGGTCAACTTAATGTACCAAATGCCCAACCATTACAACAAGGCACAGATCCTTTGCCTTATGTTTTAATAGGGGATGGTGCCTTTAAGCTGGAAACGTTTTTGATGAGACCTTTTGTAAGAGAAGCGGCTATGCAAGATAGAGATAAAAAGAGATTTAATCAGGCGCTCAGTCGAGCACGTGTAGTTGTGGAATGTGCTTTTGGAATAATGGCACAGAAGTTTAGGATTTTCCTAAGACCTTTCGAAACAGATTTGacaaacacaataaaaattgtaaaagcaGCTTGTTGTTTGCACAACTTTATACAGACGAAAGAGTCAGCCGTACATACCAGTTCCAGCTTTGAAATAGAACAGCTAGGTGCCTTTCTACCACAAAATAGACCTGGCAACCGACAGAGAGCATCGTCGGCAGCGTTTGAGGTCAGAGATAAATTCGTTCAATATTTTACACAAACGCAGAGAACTTAa
- the LOC123878681 gene encoding THAP domain-containing protein 2-like, which translates to MPLCAVPGCTNSGVHLFPKDPKLKKQWEKVIRRKNFVATLHSRLCRNHFQESDYVGESAYTGYPQICRYLKKGTIPSIFPWSTHVSAMPTSRARRYLERSRRQIDFSQPTVDESIPEPSTSTEIEKPTIIESSTEDITPKAISVSTQCGSALGILALEAMRGNNKTIHGKRM; encoded by the exons atgccTCTTTGTGCTGTGCCAGGATGTACTAACTCCGGTGTCCATTTATTTCCGAAGGAtccaaagttaaaaaaacagtGGGAGAAGGTTATACGTCGCAAAAATTTTGTGGCGACTTTGCATAGCAGGTTGTGTCGGAATCATTTCCAAGAGTCTGATTATGTAGGAGAGTCAGCTTACACAG gatatCCTCAAATATGCAGGTATTTAAAAAAGGGGACCATACCAAGCATATTTCCTTGGTCCACCCATGTATCAGCAATGCCTACATCAAGAGCCCGTCGATATTTGGAAAGAAGCAGACGCCAAATTGATTTTAGTCAACCAACTGTGGATGAAAGTATTCCAGAACCCTCTACGAGTACTGAAATAGAAAAACCTACAATAATAGAGTCCTCAACAGAAGACATTACTCCAAAAGCAATATCTGTTAGCACTCAGTGTGGTAGTGCTTTGGGAATATTAGCACTAGAAGCTATGAGAggcaataataaaactattcacGGTAAAAGGATGTAG